A part of Chitinimonas koreensis genomic DNA contains:
- a CDS encoding mannose-1-phosphate guanylyltransferase/mannose-6-phosphate isomerase has product MSLTPLILCGGSGSRLWPLSRSAYPKQFLALAGEQSLLQQTLARIPPQAAAPIIVTNDDHRFLVAEQCRAAGVRPARIVLEPAARNTAPAIAIGALLAQAADPDAVLLVLASDHVVQDVAAFRDCVAQALPVAQAGRLVTFGIVPASPHTGYGYIQRGVKDPRGPHYGIERFIEKPDAARAQALLELGGHYWNSGMFLFRADVFLAELRRFAPAIVAQAEAALAGADDDLDFMRLDRDAFEACPSDSIDYAVMERTQLGAVVEADIGWSDIGSWPALAEVLESDEEGNALQGDVVLEESRDCLVHASHRMVAAVGVADLVIVETADAVLVTHKTQAQAVKKIVERLQTAGRSECAFHRRVYRPWGSYEGIDQGARFQVKRIEVKPGASLSLQMHHHRAEHWIVVRGTARVTCGDSVSLLTENQSTYIPLGATHRLENPGKLMLELIEVQSGAYLGEDDIVRFEDTYGRR; this is encoded by the coding sequence ATGTCCCTGACGCCCCTGATCCTGTGCGGTGGAAGCGGCTCCCGCCTGTGGCCGCTGTCGCGCAGCGCCTATCCCAAGCAGTTCCTCGCCCTGGCCGGCGAACAGTCGCTGCTGCAGCAGACGTTGGCGCGCATCCCGCCGCAGGCCGCCGCGCCGATCATCGTCACCAACGACGATCACCGCTTCCTGGTGGCCGAGCAGTGCCGCGCCGCCGGCGTGCGGCCGGCCCGCATCGTGCTGGAGCCGGCGGCGCGCAACACCGCGCCGGCGATCGCGATCGGCGCGCTGCTGGCGCAGGCGGCCGACCCCGACGCGGTGCTGCTGGTGCTGGCCAGCGACCATGTGGTGCAGGACGTGGCCGCCTTTCGCGACTGCGTGGCGCAGGCGCTGCCGGTGGCCCAGGCCGGCCGGCTGGTCACCTTCGGCATCGTGCCGGCCTCGCCGCACACCGGTTACGGCTATATCCAGCGTGGCGTGAAGGATCCGCGCGGCCCGCACTACGGCATCGAGCGCTTCATCGAGAAGCCCGACGCGGCGCGCGCCCAGGCGCTGCTCGAGCTCGGCGGCCATTACTGGAACAGCGGCATGTTCCTGTTCCGCGCCGACGTCTTCCTGGCCGAGCTGCGCCGCTTCGCCCCGGCCATCGTGGCCCAGGCCGAGGCCGCGCTGGCCGGCGCCGACGACGATCTGGACTTCATGCGGCTGGACCGCGACGCCTTCGAGGCCTGCCCGAGCGATTCGATCGACTACGCGGTGATGGAGCGCACCCAGCTGGGCGCGGTGGTCGAGGCCGACATCGGCTGGAGCGACATCGGCTCCTGGCCGGCGCTGGCCGAGGTGCTGGAGTCGGACGAGGAGGGCAACGCGCTGCAGGGCGACGTGGTGCTGGAAGAGAGCCGCGACTGCCTGGTGCATGCCAGCCACCGCATGGTGGCGGCGGTCGGGGTGGCCGACCTGGTGATCGTCGAGACCGCCGACGCGGTGCTGGTGACCCACAAGACCCAGGCGCAGGCGGTGAAGAAGATCGTCGAGCGGCTGCAGACCGCCGGCCGCAGCGAATGCGCGTTCCATCGCCGGGTCTACCGGCCGTGGGGCAGCTACGAGGGCATCGACCAGGGCGCGCGCTTCCAGGTCAAGCGCATCGAGGTCAAGCCCGGCGCCTCGCTGTCGCTGCAGATGCACCATCACCGCGCCGAGCACTGGATCGTGGTGCGCGGCACCGCGCGCGTCACCTGCGGCGACAGCGTGAGCCTCCTGACCGAGAACCAGTCGACCTACATCCCGCTCGGCGCCACCCACCGGCTGGAGAACCCGGGCAAGCTGATGCTCGAGCTGATCGAGGTGCAGTCGGGCGCCTACCTCGGCGAGGACGATATCGTGCGGTTCGAGGATACGTACGGGCGGCGCTAG
- a CDS encoding glycosyltransferase family protein, which produces MSTLRLVTGAYPPDVCGVGDYSHALRQGFDAAGWRAEVYCRKDWRLASLPGHYRALRGSAAVLNIQHPTAGYGGSAVPYLLCALPLKARKVVTLHEYTRKGRAGKLIAQLFFAFADRVVFTSEFERDAALRVAPWLRRKAAVIPIGSNIPMHDPRPAETDIAYFGLIRPGKGIEEFLAVLAAAQLPGGTRIRLIGQVVDGFEAYADTVAAQLAALGGEMVPNRSPDEVAGLLSRTRVALLPFPDGISQRRGSALAAMGNGALVLSTPSQDDPALFEGICLAEPTIDRLARRLEAVLAEPDAWRAVAEAGMRHARQLSWEGIARAYQALF; this is translated from the coding sequence ATGAGCACGCTGCGGCTGGTGACCGGCGCCTATCCGCCCGACGTCTGCGGCGTCGGCGACTACAGCCATGCGCTGCGGCAGGGCTTCGACGCCGCCGGCTGGCGCGCCGAGGTGTATTGCCGCAAGGACTGGCGGCTGGCCAGCCTGCCGGGCCACTACCGCGCGCTGCGCGGCTCGGCCGCGGTGCTGAACATCCAGCACCCGACCGCCGGCTACGGCGGCAGCGCGGTGCCCTACCTGTTGTGCGCGCTGCCGCTGAAGGCGCGCAAGGTGGTCACGCTGCACGAGTACACGCGCAAGGGCCGCGCCGGCAAGCTGATCGCCCAGCTGTTCTTCGCCTTCGCCGACCGGGTGGTGTTCACCTCCGAATTCGAGCGCGACGCCGCGCTGCGCGTCGCACCCTGGCTGCGGCGCAAGGCGGCGGTGATCCCGATCGGCAGCAACATCCCGATGCACGACCCGCGGCCGGCCGAGACCGACATCGCCTATTTCGGCCTGATCCGGCCGGGCAAGGGCATCGAGGAATTCCTCGCCGTGCTGGCCGCCGCGCAGCTGCCGGGCGGCACCCGCATCCGGCTGATCGGCCAGGTGGTCGACGGCTTCGAGGCCTATGCCGACACGGTGGCGGCGCAACTGGCCGCGCTCGGCGGCGAAATGGTGCCGAACCGCTCGCCCGACGAGGTGGCCGGGCTGCTGTCGCGCACGCGGGTGGCGCTGCTGCCGTTTCCGGACGGCATCAGCCAGCGCCGCGGCTCGGCGCTGGCGGCGATGGGCAACGGCGCGCTGGTGCTGTCGACGCCGTCGCAGGACGACCCGGCGCTGTTCGAGGGCATCTGCCTGGCCGAGCCGACCATCGACCGGCTGGCGCGCCGGCTGGAGGCGGTGCTGGCCGAGCCGGACGCCTGGCGCGCCGTCGCCGAGGCCGGCATGCGCCATGCGCGCCAGCTGTCGTGGGAGGGCATCGCGCGTGCTTATCAAGCGCTGTTCTGA